A portion of the Parasteatoda tepidariorum isolate YZ-2023 chromosome 5, CAS_Ptep_4.0, whole genome shotgun sequence genome contains these proteins:
- the LOC107445961 gene encoding sin3 histone deacetylase corepressor complex component SDS3 isoform X2, translating into MCVKVYMKSIMSEYDLDLDEESDYEAAEKNENESDEDTEDASETDMVKQEEEYTEIKEQMYQDKLANLKKQLQQLNEGVHPDYLKRLKKLEQNYDHRILMTQIFETIELERIERDYILEKEAAHKEFEDKKVELRENLISDLEEKKRLIEHERNTMELTGDSMETKPVTTRKLRRRPNDPLPVPEKKRKTLQTSINFLLDESEIMDDLRSMNKYKASTSKRHDSCESGSSDRGSSIEVRVEDGKLYYDKKWYHRGQQVYYEGKEVGTKNSGLICTISSSEIWIKRTTDSNKVRIYISQLQKGKITIRRRSA; encoded by the exons atgtgTGTGAAA GTTTATATGAAAAGCATAATGAGTGAATATGATTTAGACTTAGATGAGGAGAGTGACTATGAAGCTGCCgaaaagaatgaaaatgaaTCTGATGAag ATACAGAAGATGCTAGTGAGACTGATATGGTGAAGCAAGAGGAAGAATATACTGAAATCAAGGAACA AATGTATCAAGATAAACTGGCCAATTTGAAGAAACAATTGCAGCAGTTAAATGAAGGAGTTCATCCAGATTATTTAAAGCGCTTGAAAAAGTTAGAACAAAATTATGATCATCGAATTCTTATGACGCAGATATTTGAAACAAtagag ctgGAAAGAATTGAGCGTGATtatattcttgaaaaagaaGCAGCTCATAAAGAGtttgaagataaaaaagttgaattacgagaaaatttaatatcagaTTTAGAGGAGAAAAAACGATTAATTGAGCATGAGCGTAATACAATGGAGCTTACAGGTG ATTCAATGGAAACTAAACCTGTCACAACTAGAAAACTGCGACGTAGACCGAATGATCCTTTACCAGTTCctgagaagaaaagaaaaaccctTCAAA cttcaattaattttctcttGGATGAAAGTGAAATAATGGATGACCTCAGGTCAAtgaataaa TACAAAGCATCAACATCTAAAAGACATGATA GCTGTGAAAGTGGTTCAAGTGATCGTGGAAGCTCAATAGAGGTTAGAGTTGAAGATGGAAAATTATACTAtgataaaaaatg gtATCATCGTGGTCAGCAAGTGTATTATGAAGGAAAGGAAGTTGGTACCAAAAATAGTGGTTTAATCTGCACCATTAGTTCGTCTGaa
- the LOC107445961 gene encoding sin3 histone deacetylase corepressor complex component SDS3 isoform X1 — translation MCVKVYMKSIMSEYDLDLDEESDYEAAEKNENESDEDTEDASETDMVKQEEEYTEIKEQMYQDKLANLKKQLQQLNEGVHPDYLKRLKKLEQNYDHRILMTQIFETIELERIERDYILEKEAAHKEFEDKKVELRENLISDLEEKKRLIEHERNTMELTGDSMETKPVTTRKLRRRPNDPLPVPEKKRKTLQIPSINFLLDESEIMDDLRSMNKYKASTSKRHDSCESGSSDRGSSIEVRVEDGKLYYDKKWYHRGQQVYYEGKEVGTKNSGLICTISSSEIWIKRTTDSNKVRIYISQLQKGKITIRRRSA, via the exons atgtgTGTGAAA GTTTATATGAAAAGCATAATGAGTGAATATGATTTAGACTTAGATGAGGAGAGTGACTATGAAGCTGCCgaaaagaatgaaaatgaaTCTGATGAag ATACAGAAGATGCTAGTGAGACTGATATGGTGAAGCAAGAGGAAGAATATACTGAAATCAAGGAACA AATGTATCAAGATAAACTGGCCAATTTGAAGAAACAATTGCAGCAGTTAAATGAAGGAGTTCATCCAGATTATTTAAAGCGCTTGAAAAAGTTAGAACAAAATTATGATCATCGAATTCTTATGACGCAGATATTTGAAACAAtagag ctgGAAAGAATTGAGCGTGATtatattcttgaaaaagaaGCAGCTCATAAAGAGtttgaagataaaaaagttgaattacgagaaaatttaatatcagaTTTAGAGGAGAAAAAACGATTAATTGAGCATGAGCGTAATACAATGGAGCTTACAGGTG ATTCAATGGAAACTAAACCTGTCACAACTAGAAAACTGCGACGTAGACCGAATGATCCTTTACCAGTTCctgagaagaaaagaaaaaccctTCAAA TACcttcaattaattttctcttGGATGAAAGTGAAATAATGGATGACCTCAGGTCAAtgaataaa TACAAAGCATCAACATCTAAAAGACATGATA GCTGTGAAAGTGGTTCAAGTGATCGTGGAAGCTCAATAGAGGTTAGAGTTGAAGATGGAAAATTATACTAtgataaaaaatg gtATCATCGTGGTCAGCAAGTGTATTATGAAGGAAAGGAAGTTGGTACCAAAAATAGTGGTTTAATCTGCACCATTAGTTCGTCTGaa